The region ATGCAATTCGTAGTCAAAAGCCCATTATCATTAAATCTCCCGGGGCAACAGCAGCAACTGATACGGCAGCACTTTCTGTTAAGCTAATGGTTAAAAGATAAGCAATAAGTTAATGATATATGGCTAATACACCACCAATATTGCCGCCGATTATGCCCGTATCCACCGCCCCCGCCGCTGTAACAGGGCAGCAAAATCCGCCGCCGCTTCCTCAACTGCCTGCGGGTACGGTTTTGCTTGGTGCTGTTACCGGAAAGGACAATAATGGCAATGCGATTATTAAAACCGAAGCGTTGCGTTTGGTGTTAAATACGCACTATCCACTAAAGAAAAATGCGCAAGTTGCAGTGCGCCTCGAATCGACACTTACCGCCACAATGGAAAAAACTACTCCACAGCATGTGCGTATTGTATCGGTGGATGGAAAAACGGCGCAGCCAGCGCCTGTTTCGGTTAGTGCATCAACTGTGGCAAAAACGCCAGCAAATACACCGCCAGCACCACCCAATAGCAGCCTGATAACCAATAGTGGCCTTGCAAAGCCTGTGGCTTTGCTGATGGATATAATGTCACGCCCTACGGCAGAAATTAAAGCCGATGCTAAAGCTCCGCCAGAAGCGCCGCGCAATACGGCGCGAGGTGTGGCAAGCGAGGTGAATATTTCACCTGCAAATACAAAAGCCACAGCAGTGTTGCTGCGGCCTGCCACTACGCAAAGCGCGGCGCAATTACTAACGCAATTATCGCAGCAGATCGCTTCGCCCACGCCAACAACACCGCAAACACTGCAAAGTGGTTTGCAGATGGATGTGCGCATTACAGCGGGACTTATAACTAGCACCGCACAAAGCAGCGCAAAGCCGGAATCTGTTGTTGCTCCAAGTTCTAGCACTAAAGTGCCAGTAGCTACGACTGCTACCATGAGTGGGCAAGTTAGCACTCCTCCAGCAGCTGGCTCTGCCGCACACATGCGTAGCGGCTATGCCAGCTATGCCAAGCAAGCGCCTAATCCACAAACTGCTACGGCACAGCCAACGCCACCTGCGCTATCTAATGCTTCACTAAATTCCACTGCAATACCTACAACGTCTTCCCCCTCATTGCCTGCTAGCGCAACGAGTGCAAGCACTACACCGGCGGACAGAACACCAGTAACGCCGCAGCAGCCATACGTTAGCACTAATGCATCACAGCAAAGCCCGCCTCCAGCTTCTGCACCCAATATTGCAACCAATAATATGATGCAGTCTTCCTCAGCCGCCACATCGGTGAATATTCCCAACTCACTTACCCCACAAAAAGTAGAGCAAATATTAACTCGCGCCGAAGCACAGCCATTACCTGCCGGAAATATGCATGCAGTAGTTATGGGTAAAGAGCCGGGCGGCGCGTTAATTGTGCAAACTCGCCTTGGTATGTTTAGTTTACCTGCAATACAAGCGGCTAACACTACCCCCGGATCGGTGATTAGCTGGCAGGTGCAAACGATACAAATGCCGGCTGCACCTGCACTGGGATTAACCCCAACTACAGGCTTGCTAGCCACAGCGGCCAGTATGACGAACGAATGGGCAGCGCTTGAAGAATTAACATCACTGCTACAATCCATGCAAACTACTATGGCTGCGCATAATTTGCAGCGTATCGTGCCGCATATAGGTTCTAACATGGGGGCGGGGTTAATGTTGTTTATCAATATGCTGCGCAAGGGGGATGTTACAGAATGGTTGGGTAGCGATTTGATAGAGCAACTGGAAATTATGGGTAAAGGCGAGTTAGTTCAGCGTTTAGGTGCTGATCTTGCTTCGGTGCGGAGCTTGTTTGTCGATCAGCCCCAAAATAACTGGCAAGCGTTGTTTTTTCCGGTGATGGTGGAAAACAAGTTGGAACACGCACAAATGTTTATTAAAGATAACGCGCAAGACAAGAAAAAAGGCGGTAGTGGTACACGTTTTATTGTGGAGTTGGATTTATCAAATCTGGGGCCGATGCAAATGGATGGCTTTATCAAAAAGCGCGAATCTGTTACGCAATTCGATTTGGTGCTGCGAACTCTTGTTGAGCTACCCGAAACCATCAAAACAGACATATCTGGCATATTTAATACTGCACAGCAGGTAACTGGCCTCGATGGCAGTTTAAATTTTCGACTAGTGCCAGAGTTTCCAGTGCATCCCCTTGAGGAAATGCAGGCAGAGCGTAACAAGTCCGGTGATAGCGGGTCTATTTTGGCTTAAAGCCCAAACCGCGCCCAAATGCCTCGTTCTTCCACAGTGCTGAGAGCATCCGAAACGATGTGATTTGCCGTAAATTTACTACTAAACAATCCTGCAATAAAAGATTTGCTGGGTTTAATGTAATGTAGTTTTACTTTATCGCCATATTTCTCACGCATAACACTGTCCACATCGCCCAAGCCATCTACCAGGCCCATTTCCATTGCTTGCTTGCCAGACCAGAATGCGCCACTGAACAACTCGTCGCTATCCGCATTCAGCCGTTTGCCACGTGCAAGCTTTACATGCTCTTTGAATGCTTCATGCACATCATGCTGAACGCTTAACAAGCGGTCGATATCCTCTTGTTTTTCCGGTTGAAACGGATCGAGCATAGCTTTGTTTTCGCCTTGGGTATAAATGCGGCGTTCAATGCCATGCTGCGCGATGAAATTGGTAAACCCAAACCCTGATGCAACCACGCCAATACTGCCTACAATCGAGGCGCGGTGTGCATATATTTCCTCGCCCATACATGCCAGCCAATAGCCACCCGAAGCGCAAACATCTTCGGCAAAACAAAAAATGGGAATATCTTTTTCGCGCGCCAAATGCTGAACGGCATCGTGAATCAATGCCGATTGCACCGGAGAGCCGCCCGGAGAGTTAATTACTACCGCCACAGCTTTGGCATCAATATTAAAGGCTTTTTCGATGATATCGCGCAATTCGTCAATGACCAAGCCTTTAGAGCGAAAACGTCCCGCACTGCCGATAACCCCCTTAAGGTGCAATACGGCTACTTTAGGGCTGGGGTTACGCAAAAAATCCAATGTGAGTAAGCGAATCGCGGGTTTGATGCATTTGCGTTTTACAGAGCTTAACATAGACTAAAATATCCTTATCGAGTGGGGTGTGGCATTTTATGGCGCATTTAAAGCACAAATGATGGGGGTAGCGCCATAATAATTATTTACACTTGAGGGGTAAGGCTTTACTAATCACGGCAGACCGCCGCCTTAACACAAGAAATATGGATTATGGCATCAGACCAAATCACATCGCCCAACGCCTCACTGCAACAAGGTGCTAAAACACGCGCCTCGCTGGAGCATTTGCGTGCGCTGGTCGCAGACGATTTACAAAAAGTCGATGCACTGATAATAGAGCGGGCGGAAAGTGATATTGCGCTCATTCCACAGCTTGCGCGTTATGTTATCGCTGCGGGTGGAAAACGCCTGCGCCCGGCCATGACACTGCTATGCGCCCGTATGTGCGGCCATGAGGGAAACCGTCATATTGCGCTTGCGGCTGCTGTTGAGTTTATTCACACTGCCACTTTACTACATGACGACGTAGTAGATGAAAGCACAATGCGTCGTGGTTTAGCTACCGCTAACGATGTGTGGGGCAATAAAGCCAGCGTGTTGGTAGGAGATTTCTTACTCAGCAAGGCGTTTCAGGTTATGGTGAGTGACGGATCGCTTGCGGTATTGGAAACCCTGTCAGATGCATCTGCAGTAATTGCGCAGGGCGAAGTGCTGCAGCTTTTGACCGCAAATGATGCGAATACCAGTGAAGCTCAGTATTTTGAAGTGATTACTTCTAAAACGGCGACTTTGTTTTCTGCCGCGTGTAAAATAGGTGCGGAAGTTTGTGAAACGCCGCAATATATCGAGCCGCTACGCCAGTTTGGCTTAAATTTAGGCATTGCATTTCAACTGGTAGATGATGCTTTAGATTATTCTTCGCAGCAGATGACATTGGGCAAAACTATTGGCGATGATTTGCGCGAAGGAAAAGTTACGTTTCCGGTAATTGTAGCGTATCAAAATGCTAGCGAGGATGAAAAGGTCTTCTGGCAACGAGTAATGCTGGCAGAAGATCAGCAGCCCGATGATTTGGAGCGGGCAATCGCGCTGATGCACAAACATGATGCATTGCAGGCAACCAATTTACGCGCCAAAAAATATTGCAACAACGCTCGCGAGGCATTGCAGATATTCCCAGAAAGCGCAGAAAAATCCGCATTATTAGAAACCGTTTCATTTTGCGTGGAAAGGCTATATTAATGGCAAAAGTTGCAGTGATTATGGGGAGTAAGTCGGATTGGGAAACCATGCAACATGCTGAATCCCAATTGACTGCATTTAATATTGAGGTGGATACACGTATCGTATCTGCCCACCGCACACCAAAACGT is a window of Alphaproteobacteria bacterium DNA encoding:
- a CDS encoding S49 family peptidase; the protein is MLSSVKRKCIKPAIRLLTLDFLRNPSPKVAVLHLKGVIGSAGRFRSKGLVIDELRDIIEKAFNIDAKAVAVVINSPGGSPVQSALIHDAVQHLAREKDIPIFCFAEDVCASGGYWLACMGEEIYAHRASIVGSIGVVASGFGFTNFIAQHGIERRIYTQGENKAMLDPFQPEKQEDIDRLLSVQHDVHEAFKEHVKLARGKRLNADSDELFSGAFWSGKQAMEMGLVDGLGDVDSVMREKYGDKVKLHYIKPSKSFIAGLFSSKFTANHIVSDALSTVEERGIWARFGL
- a CDS encoding polyprenyl synthetase family protein — its product is MASDQITSPNASLQQGAKTRASLEHLRALVADDLQKVDALIIERAESDIALIPQLARYVIAAGGKRLRPAMTLLCARMCGHEGNRHIALAAAVEFIHTATLLHDDVVDESTMRRGLATANDVWGNKASVLVGDFLLSKAFQVMVSDGSLAVLETLSDASAVIAQGEVLQLLTANDANTSEAQYFEVITSKTATLFSAACKIGAEVCETPQYIEPLRQFGLNLGIAFQLVDDALDYSSQQMTLGKTIGDDLREGKVTFPVIVAYQNASEDEKVFWQRVMLAEDQQPDDLERAIALMHKHDALQATNLRAKKYCNNAREALQIFPESAEKSALLETVSFCVERLY